Genomic segment of Clostridia bacterium:
TACAACGAGGGGCGGGCGGATTGTCCGCAGGTGGTTGGGCAACTGACGCGCATGGACGGCAGTTTCATCATCGGCAGAACGGAAGAGGATTTCGATTGGGCGACGTCTTTTAAGGGCAAGGAGATCATCGGCGGCCGAAAGGGCGGCGTGCCCGCTATGGCCTTGGAGTATTGCCTCAAAAAGAACGGCTACACCATCGGCACGGACGTCACCTTGAATTACGACGTGCAGTTCGACCTTATCACGGCGGCCTTCGAGGGCGGCGTGGGTGACTACTGCACCATGTTCGAGCCTGCGGCGTCCACCTTCCGCCAGCAGGGGAAAGGCTACGCGTTAGCCTCGGTCGGCAAGGAGTGCGGGGAGATACCCTACACGGCGTTCTGCGCCACCAAGAAGTACCTGAAAGACAACGGGGACAAGGTAAAGGCGTTCTTGCGCGCCGTCAAAAAGGGCGTGGATTACGTGGCGACCAAGTCGGTGGACGAGGTGGCGGCGGCGGTGGCGCCGTCTTTTGCGGGCGTGGACGTGGCGCTCATCAAAGAGGCCGTCCGCAACTACCGCGATATAGGCGCTTACGTCACGGATATGCACCTCAACGCGGCGGCGTTCGAGCGGTTGCAGGACGTCATCGTCGAGGCGGGCGTCATGACCAAGCGGGCCACCTACAAAGACGTGGTCGATATGGGCTACCTGTCCTGATGGGTAGCCTCGCTTTGGTGGGCATATCCCACACCTATCATTCTAAGTACGGCGAGACGTCGGCCATAGAAAACATTAACCTAAAGGTTAATGACGGCGAGTTTTTCGGCATCGTGGGGCCGTCGGGCTCGGGCAAAACCACCCTTCTCAGCATTATGGCGGGGGTGCTGACGCCCTCCGCCGGCTCGGTGCTGTTGGACGGCCGCCCGCCCGCCAAAGGGCAGATTGGCTATATGCTCCAACGCGATCAACTGTTCGAGTGGCGCACCATCCTGCGGAACGTGACGTTGGGGTTGGAGATAGCCAAAAACAAGACGGACGAAGCGAAGACCTACGCCGAATATTTGCTCGAAAAGTACGGGTTGTGGGAGTTTCGCGATCGCTTCCCGCACGAGTTGTCGGGCGGTATGCGCCAGCGGGCGGCGCTCATTCGCACGATGGTGCTACGCCCCTCGGTCATCCTGTTGGACGAACCTTTTTCGGCGTTGGATTACCAGACGAGATTGTCGGTCGGCGAGGACGTGCACGCCATCATCAAGAACGAGGGGTTGACCGCCGTGTTGGTGACGCACGATATATCCGAGGCCATCGCGCTGTGCGACCGTGTGGCCGTGCTGACCAAGCGCCCCGCGACCGTCAAAACCGTGCTGGACGTTCCCCTGACCGCCGAGAATACGCTGGACCGACGGGAGGAAGCGGGGTATGCCTTGTTATTCAAAAGAATTTGGAAGGAGTTGGAGGTACGTGAAGAAGAACTACGCAAAGAAGAAAACGTGCTCGACCGAGCATCGTCGGTTTCTGCGTCGCCGAAACCGCAATAGAATTATCGTAAGAGTGACGCAAGTGGCCCTCTTGGGGCTGTTCGTCGGGCTGTGGCAACTGTTGGCGGACGTGGGAGCGATCGACGTGTTCATCACGTCTTCGCCCCAAAGGGTGTGCCAGACCTTCGCAAAACTCGCCGAAGGCGACTTGTGGCGGCACGTCTGGACGACGTTGTACGAGACCACGCTGAGTTTCGCGCTGTCCTTCGCCATCGGTACGACGGTCGCGGTGCTACTGTGGTTCAGCGAGACCGTGCGGCGGGTGATAGAGCCCTATCTCGTCGTGCTGAACGCCTTGCCCAAGATCGCCCTCGGTCCCATCATCATTATTTGGGTGGGGGCGGGCGTCAAAGCCATCGTCGCCATGGCCATACTTATCTCGGTGGTCATCACCACCATCAATACCCTGACGGGGTTCGTGTCCGTCTCGGAGGAGAAAATCCTCTTGATGCGCACGTTGCACGCCACCAAATGGCAGACGTTGTGGAAGTTGGTCTTCCCGGCGAATATTCCCACCGTGATGAGTTGCCTCAAAGTGAGCGTGGGCATGAGCTGGGTGGGCACCATTATGGGCGAATACTTGGTGAGCAAAGCGGGTTTGGGGTACCTCATCGTCTACGGCGGGCAGGTCTTCAATCTCAGCCTCGTGATGTGCGCCACCGTCCTACTGTGTCTATTGGCGGCCGCAATGTATCTCGGCGTCGCGCTGTTGGAGAAAGCAGTCAATCGCAAAATAGGACAATAAACGGGAGAGCGAAGGACGGGCCGCAAAACGTCATACGAGGGCCTATCGGGGCGCGTGCGCCTCGGTATGGCCCCGTTTTTTTTGTGCAATCTCGCACTTTTGAGCGCAAGGCGTCCTTGCGGCGGTCGGGGAAAAAGGAGAATAACAGCGCGAAATATCTTAAAATATTAAGAAAATTTAATAAAATTACTTATTTTTTTTGTGCAAATACTATTGTTTTTTTGCTGTACAAAATGATATAATTCTTACATATAAGGCTTCAAAACCTTTCAGATATAGATGTTTCCCGTGGGCTTGTTCTCACGGTTGTATATATAAATGCGACTCGGTCGCGACCATTATGAGCAGAAATTTGTCGATTGTCGAGTGCTTT
This window contains:
- a CDS encoding ABC transporter substrate-binding protein, whose translation is MRKFIVILAIICLLATAALSAVACTKKADNVIRLSEVTHSVFYAPLYVAINLGYIADEGLELELSNGGGADKVMTAVLSGQVDMGFCGPEAVIYVYNEGRADCPQVVGQLTRMDGSFIIGRTEEDFDWATSFKGKEIIGGRKGGVPAMALEYCLKKNGYTIGTDVTLNYDVQFDLITAAFEGGVGDYCTMFEPAASTFRQQGKGYALASVGKECGEIPYTAFCATKKYLKDNGDKVKAFLRAVKKGVDYVATKSVDEVAAAVAPSFAGVDVALIKEAVRNYRDIGAYVTDMHLNAAAFERLQDVIVEAGVMTKRATYKDVVDMGYLS
- a CDS encoding ABC transporter ATP-binding protein, with the protein product MGSLALVGISHTYHSKYGETSAIENINLKVNDGEFFGIVGPSGSGKTTLLSIMAGVLTPSAGSVLLDGRPPAKGQIGYMLQRDQLFEWRTILRNVTLGLEIAKNKTDEAKTYAEYLLEKYGLWEFRDRFPHELSGGMRQRAALIRTMVLRPSVILLDEPFSALDYQTRLSVGEDVHAIIKNEGLTAVLVTHDISEAIALCDRVAVLTKRPATVKTVLDVPLTAENTLDRREEAGYALLFKRIWKELEVREEELRKEENVLDRASSVSASPKPQ
- a CDS encoding ABC transporter permease, which gives rise to MPCYSKEFGRSWRYVKKNYAKKKTCSTEHRRFLRRRNRNRIIVRVTQVALLGLFVGLWQLLADVGAIDVFITSSPQRVCQTFAKLAEGDLWRHVWTTLYETTLSFALSFAIGTTVAVLLWFSETVRRVIEPYLVVLNALPKIALGPIIIIWVGAGVKAIVAMAILISVVITTINTLTGFVSVSEEKILLMRTLHATKWQTLWKLVFPANIPTVMSCLKVSVGMSWVGTIMGEYLVSKAGLGYLIVYGGQVFNLSLVMCATVLLCLLAAAMYLGVALLEKAVNRKIGQ